The proteins below are encoded in one region of Solenopsis invicta isolate M01_SB chromosome 8, UNIL_Sinv_3.0, whole genome shotgun sequence:
- the LOC120358369 gene encoding uncharacterized protein LOC120358369 isoform X2, translating into MTPFNVANVINMLATTFQIASITQTPITPVEIEVHNEIKNILQKAQDTRSVILIDHDYVLDFEDPSEPHSTQVVEHITPAEKEEDEGSFEPEECVVDDEGGIVDFSYKRKAVEFWKSGKKACRTLSAVQHKFRKVKSYHQLYRWETSLEKGGTNADKFAFIAEYVLHKFQEACDRKSIIHDMNLRLWALEAKDQVDLPEFRASKWWIWKFKKVHGIVSRKITAFRTQFTFKDQENIQNVAKEFVSNVKSKIPAIGLEEVYNADESGFNLEIHSGRTLAKSGVKIIEAAVQSISSTTHSYTIMPLISASGNLLSPLYIVLKESTGTFGPRVEETLFRPVNIYIQASKSGKLTAEHFKTWFTEVYLPNTGSKSMLLLDSWTGHCPSQLEQHVPQAEEIMRRGGGRGAIIQILRERREARENR; encoded by the exons atgacGCCGTTTAATGTAGCAAACGTAATAAACATGTTAGCTACTACGTTTCAAATTGCGAGTATAACACAGACACCTATAACACCAGTGGAAATTGAAGTAcataacgaaattaaaaatattttacaaaaagctcAGGACACACGTTCAGTGATATTGATAGATCATGATTACGTGCTTGATTTTGAAGATCCGTCGGAGCCACATTCCACGCAAGTTGTAGAACATATTACGCctgcagaaaaagaagaagatgaaggcAGTTTCGAACCTGAAGAATGCGTTGTTGATGATGAAGGAGGCATAGTCGACTTCAGTTATAAGAGAAAAGCTGTGGAGTTttggaaaagtggaaaaaaggCCTGTAGAACTTTAAGTGCAGTACAACACAAATTCCGCAAGGTTAAATCTTATCATCAACTATACAGGTGGGAGACAAGTTTAGAAAAAGGTGGAACAAATgcagataaatttgcatttattgcgGAATATGTACTGCACAAGTTTCAAGAAGCTTGTGATAGAAAATCAATCATTCATGATATGAATTTAAGATTATGGGCCTTGGAGGCAAAGGATCAAGTGGATCTACCCGAATTCAGGGCAAGTAAATGGTGgatttggaagtttaaaaaagtacacGGAATTGTTTCTCGAAAAATAACCGCATTCCGAacgcaatttacatttaaagatcaagaaaatatacaaaatgtcgcaaaagaatttgtttcaaatgtaaAGTCCAAGATCCCAGCTATAGGACTAGAAGAAGTTTATAATGCAGACGAGAGTGGCTTCAACCTTGAAATACATTCTGGGCGAACATTAGCGAAATCAGGAGTGAAAATAATTGAGGCAGCAGTTCAAAGTATATCTTCAACAACACATAGTTATACTATAATGCCTCTTATTTCGGCAAGTGGAAATCTTCTTTCACCACTGTACATCGTTTTGAAGGAGTCTACAGGAACATTTGGACCGAGGGTGGAAGAAACTCTATTTCGTCCAGTTAACATATACATCCAGGCTTCAAAATCAGGAAAACTCACTGCAGAACATTTCAAAACTTGGTTCACCGAAGTATATCTACCGAATACTGGCAGTAAAAGTATGCTTCTACTTGACTCATGGACGGGACACTGCCCGAGCCAGCTAGAGCAACATGTACCACAAG CTGAAGAAATCATGCGGCGCGGTGGCGGAAGAGGAgcaataattcaaatactaCGGGAGAGGCGGGAGGCTCGTGAAaatcgttaa
- the LOC120358369 gene encoding uncharacterized protein LOC120358369 isoform X3 produces MTPFNVANVINMLATTFQIASITQTPITPVEIEVHNEIKNILQKAQDTRSVILIDHDYVLDFEDPSEPHSTQVVEHITPAEKEEDEGSFEPEECVVDDEGGIVDFSYKRKAVEFWKSGKKACRTLSAVQHKFRKVKSYHQLYRWETSLEKGGTNADKFAFIAEYVLHKFQEACDRKSIIHDMNLRLWALEAKDQVDLPEFRASKWWIWKFKKVHGIVSRKITAFRTQFTFKDQENIQNVAKEFVSNVKSKIPAIGLEEVYNADESGFNLEIHSGRTLAKSGVKIIEAAVQSISSTTHSYTIMPLISASGNLLSPLYIVLKESTGTFGPRVEETLFRPVNIYIQASKSGKLTAEHFKTWFTEVYLPNTGSKSMLLLDSWTGHCPSQLEQHVPQVSAFKMRHL; encoded by the exons atgacGCCGTTTAATGTAGCAAACGTAATAAACATGTTAGCTACTACGTTTCAAATTGCGAGTATAACACAGACACCTATAACACCAGTGGAAATTGAAGTAcataacgaaattaaaaatattttacaaaaagctcAGGACACACGTTCAGTGATATTGATAGATCATGATTACGTGCTTGATTTTGAAGATCCGTCGGAGCCACATTCCACGCAAGTTGTAGAACATATTACGCctgcagaaaaagaagaagatgaaggcAGTTTCGAACCTGAAGAATGCGTTGTTGATGATGAAGGAGGCATAGTCGACTTCAGTTATAAGAGAAAAGCTGTGGAGTTttggaaaagtggaaaaaaggCCTGTAGAACTTTAAGTGCAGTACAACACAAATTCCGCAAGGTTAAATCTTATCATCAACTATACAGGTGGGAGACAAGTTTAGAAAAAGGTGGAACAAATgcagataaatttgcatttattgcgGAATATGTACTGCACAAGTTTCAAGAAGCTTGTGATAGAAAATCAATCATTCATGATATGAATTTAAGATTATGGGCCTTGGAGGCAAAGGATCAAGTGGATCTACCCGAATTCAGGGCAAGTAAATGGTGgatttggaagtttaaaaaagtacacGGAATTGTTTCTCGAAAAATAACCGCATTCCGAacgcaatttacatttaaagatcaagaaaatatacaaaatgtcgcaaaagaatttgtttcaaatgtaaAGTCCAAGATCCCAGCTATAGGACTAGAAGAAGTTTATAATGCAGACGAGAGTGGCTTCAACCTTGAAATACATTCTGGGCGAACATTAGCGAAATCAGGAGTGAAAATAATTGAGGCAGCAGTTCAAAGTATATCTTCAACAACACATAGTTATACTATAATGCCTCTTATTTCGGCAAGTGGAAATCTTCTTTCACCACTGTACATCGTTTTGAAGGAGTCTACAGGAACATTTGGACCGAGGGTGGAAGAAACTCTATTTCGTCCAGTTAACATATACATCCAGGCTTCAAAATCAGGAAAACTCACTGCAGAACATTTCAAAACTTGGTTCACCGAAGTATATCTACCGAATACTGGCAGTAAAAGTATGCTTCTACTTGACTCATGGACGGGACACTGCCCGAGCCAGCTAGAGCAACATGTACCACAAG TTTCCGCCTTCAAAATGCGACACTTGTAA
- the LOC120358369 gene encoding uncharacterized protein LOC120358369 isoform X1, producing the protein MTPFNVANVINMLATTFQIASITQTPITPVEIEVHNEIKNILQKAQDTRSVILIDHDYVLDFEDPSEPHSTQVVEHITPAEKEEDEGSFEPEECVVDDEGGIVDFSYKRKAVEFWKSGKKACRTLSAVQHKFRKVKSYHQLYRWETSLEKGGTNADKFAFIAEYVLHKFQEACDRKSIIHDMNLRLWALEAKDQVDLPEFRASKWWIWKFKKVHGIVSRKITAFRTQFTFKDQENIQNVAKEFVSNVKSKIPAIGLEEVYNADESGFNLEIHSGRTLAKSGVKIIEAAVQSISSTTHSYTIMPLISASGNLLSPLYIVLKESTGTFGPRVEETLFRPVNIYIQASKSGKLTAEHFKTWFTEVYLPNTGSKSMLLLDSWTGHCPSQLEQHVPQAPPFTAEEIMRRGGGRGAIIQILRERREARENR; encoded by the exons atgacGCCGTTTAATGTAGCAAACGTAATAAACATGTTAGCTACTACGTTTCAAATTGCGAGTATAACACAGACACCTATAACACCAGTGGAAATTGAAGTAcataacgaaattaaaaatattttacaaaaagctcAGGACACACGTTCAGTGATATTGATAGATCATGATTACGTGCTTGATTTTGAAGATCCGTCGGAGCCACATTCCACGCAAGTTGTAGAACATATTACGCctgcagaaaaagaagaagatgaaggcAGTTTCGAACCTGAAGAATGCGTTGTTGATGATGAAGGAGGCATAGTCGACTTCAGTTATAAGAGAAAAGCTGTGGAGTTttggaaaagtggaaaaaaggCCTGTAGAACTTTAAGTGCAGTACAACACAAATTCCGCAAGGTTAAATCTTATCATCAACTATACAGGTGGGAGACAAGTTTAGAAAAAGGTGGAACAAATgcagataaatttgcatttattgcgGAATATGTACTGCACAAGTTTCAAGAAGCTTGTGATAGAAAATCAATCATTCATGATATGAATTTAAGATTATGGGCCTTGGAGGCAAAGGATCAAGTGGATCTACCCGAATTCAGGGCAAGTAAATGGTGgatttggaagtttaaaaaagtacacGGAATTGTTTCTCGAAAAATAACCGCATTCCGAacgcaatttacatttaaagatcaagaaaatatacaaaatgtcgcaaaagaatttgtttcaaatgtaaAGTCCAAGATCCCAGCTATAGGACTAGAAGAAGTTTATAATGCAGACGAGAGTGGCTTCAACCTTGAAATACATTCTGGGCGAACATTAGCGAAATCAGGAGTGAAAATAATTGAGGCAGCAGTTCAAAGTATATCTTCAACAACACATAGTTATACTATAATGCCTCTTATTTCGGCAAGTGGAAATCTTCTTTCACCACTGTACATCGTTTTGAAGGAGTCTACAGGAACATTTGGACCGAGGGTGGAAGAAACTCTATTTCGTCCAGTTAACATATACATCCAGGCTTCAAAATCAGGAAAACTCACTGCAGAACATTTCAAAACTTGGTTCACCGAAGTATATCTACCGAATACTGGCAGTAAAAGTATGCTTCTACTTGACTCATGGACGGGACACTGCCCGAGCCAGCTAGAGCAACATGTACCACAAG CTCCTCCTTTTACAGCTGAAGAAATCATGCGGCGCGGTGGCGGAAGAGGAgcaataattcaaatactaCGGGAGAGGCGGGAGGCTCGTGAAaatcgttaa